The following are encoded in a window of Longimicrobium sp. genomic DNA:
- a CDS encoding PTS system mannose/fructose/sorbose family transporter subunit IID: MSPLPRGVRRAMLLRSFAVQGSWNYRTLIGTGMAFVLAPALRHVHAGDAERLRAAVARHAELFNAHPYLATVAAGAIARLEAEGASPVLVERFKNALRGSLGSMGDRLVWLTWRPACALLMVALLLGGAPWGVAVAAFLVSYNALHLWMRVWGLNAGLRDGLQVARALREAPFERLGDWAGSAGAFLSGLAAVLAVGWGETQGIPYTALGAVALAAGVLLGPRVRIVAGIGLAALLIAGVVLASNS, translated from the coding sequence GTGAGCCCGCTGCCGCGCGGCGTGCGCCGGGCGATGCTGCTGCGCAGCTTCGCGGTGCAGGGGTCGTGGAACTACCGCACCCTCATCGGCACGGGGATGGCGTTCGTGCTGGCGCCCGCGCTGCGCCACGTGCACGCGGGCGACGCCGAGCGGCTGCGGGCCGCCGTGGCGCGCCACGCCGAATTGTTCAACGCGCACCCGTACCTGGCCACCGTCGCGGCGGGAGCCATCGCGCGGCTGGAGGCCGAGGGCGCATCCCCCGTGCTGGTGGAGCGCTTCAAGAACGCGCTGCGCGGCTCGCTAGGCTCCATGGGCGACCGGCTGGTGTGGCTGACGTGGCGCCCCGCCTGCGCGCTGCTGATGGTGGCGCTGCTGCTGGGCGGCGCACCCTGGGGGGTGGCGGTGGCGGCCTTCCTGGTTTCGTACAACGCGCTTCACCTGTGGATGCGCGTGTGGGGGCTGAACGCGGGGCTGCGCGACGGGCTGCAGGTGGCCCGGGCGCTTCGCGAGGCGCCGTTCGAGCGGCTGGGCGACTGGGCGGGGTCGGCGGGGGCCTTTCTTTCGGGACTGGCCGCGGTGCTGGCCGTGGGATGGGGGGAGACGCAGGGCATTCCGTACACCGCCCTGGGCGCCGTGGCGCTGGCGGCGGGGGTGCTGCTGGGCCCGCGCGTGCGGATCGTGGCGGGGATCGGGCTGGCTGCGCTGCTGATCGCCGGCGTGGTGCTGGCGAGCAACTCATGA
- the hprK gene encoding HPr(Ser) kinase/phosphatase: MTVDDLLRSKRESLALELLTDERGLSRTIQTPDISSPGLVLTGYTERFPAERMQVLGETEVAFLESLDEDRRRAALEVFLDFDIPVVFVTKGQTPPAPLLELANHTGTPVIRSALKTADFYTRIKPFLEERFAPRTTLHGSLADVYGVGLLFVGKSGIGKSETVLDLVERGHRLVADDLVMITRRGHEVLIGKGHDLQRHHMEIRGVGIIDIRTMFGVRAIRQQKRIEVVVQLEIWDENAVYDRTGLDTKTMDILGIPVPMVTVPLVPGKNITVVCEVVAMNHLLKYSGVDTARLFNQRLQARMAGVSDYLEEDYE, encoded by the coding sequence TTGACGGTTGACGACCTGCTGCGCTCCAAGCGCGAATCGCTCGCGCTGGAGCTTCTGACCGACGAACGCGGGCTGTCGCGCACCATCCAAACCCCCGACATCAGCTCGCCGGGACTGGTGCTCACCGGCTACACCGAGCGCTTTCCCGCCGAGCGCATGCAGGTGCTGGGCGAAACGGAGGTCGCCTTCCTGGAGTCGCTGGACGAAGACCGCCGCCGCGCCGCGCTCGAGGTGTTCCTGGACTTCGACATCCCGGTCGTCTTCGTCACCAAGGGGCAGACCCCGCCGGCGCCGCTGCTGGAGCTGGCCAACCACACCGGCACCCCCGTCATCCGCTCGGCGCTCAAGACCGCCGACTTCTACACCCGCATCAAGCCCTTCCTGGAAGAGCGGTTCGCGCCCCGGACCACCCTCCATGGATCATTGGCCGACGTGTACGGGGTAGGACTGCTGTTCGTGGGCAAGAGCGGCATCGGCAAGAGCGAGACGGTGCTGGACCTGGTGGAGCGTGGGCACCGGCTGGTGGCCGACGACCTGGTGATGATCACGCGGCGGGGCCACGAGGTGCTGATCGGCAAGGGGCACGACCTGCAGCGGCACCACATGGAAATCCGCGGCGTGGGGATTATCGACATCCGCACCATGTTCGGCGTCCGCGCCATCCGGCAGCAGAAGCGCATCGAGGTGGTCGTGCAACTGGAGATCTGGGACGAGAACGCGGTGTACGACCGCACGGGGCTGGATACGAAGACCATGGACATCCTGGGGATTCCCGTGCCGATGGTGACCGTGCCGCTGGTGCCGGGAAAGAACATCACCGTGGTGTGCGAGGTGGTGGCCATGAACCACCTGCTGAAATACTCGGGCGTCGACACCGCCCGCCTGTTCAACCAGCGGCTGCAGGCCCGCATGGCGGGGGTGTCGGACTACCTGGAGGAAGATTATGAATGA
- a CDS encoding PTS sugar transporter subunit IIC codes for MIPDVPILLLLGLLGGVLALDGTSFGQFMLSRPLIAAGLAGIVTGSPHAGIVIGVLLEALQLAVLPVGAARYPEAAPAAVAAAGAYAGAAVDVPVALMAAVVFSMAWGRVGGTTVEWLRRTNVGIAVPGDGQLVSPGELERMHLKALGLDFVRGAVVTITGLLVLGTLLETLGWIPFQEHWTRPALALSAAGALASSLRLFGRRRLPLFFAGAAAGLAVLWLK; via the coding sequence ATGATCCCCGACGTTCCCATCCTGCTGCTGCTGGGGCTGCTGGGCGGCGTGCTGGCGCTGGACGGAACCTCGTTCGGCCAGTTCATGCTGTCGCGCCCGCTGATCGCGGCGGGGCTGGCGGGGATCGTCACTGGCAGCCCGCACGCGGGGATCGTCATCGGCGTGCTGCTGGAGGCGCTGCAGCTGGCCGTCCTTCCCGTGGGCGCCGCGCGCTACCCCGAGGCCGCCCCGGCGGCCGTGGCCGCGGCGGGGGCGTATGCGGGGGCGGCGGTGGACGTGCCGGTGGCGCTGATGGCGGCGGTGGTCTTTTCCATGGCCTGGGGGCGCGTCGGCGGAACGACGGTGGAGTGGCTGCGGCGCACCAACGTGGGTATCGCCGTGCCGGGAGACGGGCAGCTGGTATCGCCCGGGGAATTGGAGCGCATGCACCTGAAGGCGCTGGGGCTGGACTTCGTCCGCGGCGCGGTGGTGACGATCACGGGGCTGCTGGTGCTGGGGACGCTGCTGGAAACGCTGGGGTGGATTCCCTTCCAGGAGCACTGGACGCGGCCCGCGCTGGCGCTCTCCGCCGCGGGGGCGCTGGCGTCGTCGCTGCGATTGTTCGGACGGCGCCGGCTGCCGCTGTTCTTCGCGGGCGCCGCGGCCGGGCTGGCGGTGCTGTGGCTGAAGTGA
- a CDS encoding HPr family phosphocarrier protein translates to MEHQTEVTIVNKYGLHARPAAEFVKLANRYRSDVWIGKDDVEVSGKSIMGVMMLAAECGSSVRIRAAGDDAKEAVDALAALVNGRFGEE, encoded by the coding sequence ATGGAACACCAGACCGAAGTCACCATCGTCAACAAGTACGGCCTGCACGCGCGGCCGGCGGCGGAGTTCGTGAAGCTGGCCAACCGCTACCGCTCCGACGTGTGGATCGGCAAGGACGACGTGGAGGTGAGCGGCAAGAGCATCATGGGGGTGATGATGCTGGCCGCCGAGTGCGGCTCGTCCGTGCGCATCCGCGCGGCCGGCGACGACGCCAAGGAGGCGGTGGACGCGCTGGCCGCGCTGGTCAACGGCCGCTTTGGCGAGGAGTGA
- a CDS encoding PTS sugar transporter subunit IIB, with protein sequence MPIVLFRVDERLIHGQVVVGWGGPLHADRIVVADDEIAASPWEQELYCLGVPPEIEAVFVTVDEARRRVPEWKGGRRVIVLVRDVATARRVAEGGALAGEEVNLGGIHHAEGRTRVLPYLHLGPGDGDALREIAASGAEVSARDLPASRKVMLDELLAGG encoded by the coding sequence ATGCCGATCGTGCTGTTTCGGGTTGACGAGCGCCTGATCCACGGGCAGGTGGTGGTGGGATGGGGCGGGCCCCTTCACGCCGACCGCATCGTGGTGGCCGACGACGAGATCGCCGCCAGCCCCTGGGAGCAGGAGCTGTACTGCCTGGGCGTGCCGCCCGAGATCGAGGCGGTGTTCGTCACGGTGGACGAGGCCCGGCGCCGCGTCCCCGAGTGGAAGGGGGGGCGCCGCGTGATCGTCCTGGTGCGCGACGTCGCCACGGCGCGCCGCGTGGCCGAGGGCGGCGCGCTGGCGGGCGAGGAGGTGAACCTGGGCGGCATCCACCACGCCGAGGGGCGCACGCGTGTGCTTCCCTATCTGCACCTGGGCCCGGGCGACGGCGACGCCCTGCGCGAGATCGCGGCGTCCGGCGCCGAGGTGTCGGCGCGCGACCTTCCGGCCTCGCGAAAGGTGATGCTCGACGAGCTGCTGGCGGGAGGCTGA